From the Planktothricoides raciborskii GIHE-MW2 genome, the window CATTAGCAGTGGTGGCGGTGACTGAGGTAATTTTGGGGGGATTGTTTAGCAGGACTGAGACGTTGTTGTTGCCACCGTTCGCTACCGCTAAGTCCTGTTTGCCATCGCCGTCAAAGTCTCCTACGGTAACGGAAAACGAATATCTTCCCGCAGCAAAGGTGGTTTGGGTGCTGAAGCCGCCACTGCCGTCCCCTAACAGCTAATCTTGTAGGGGTTTGCTCAACACACTCACGGTCTTAAGCAAACCTCTGCGTGTAGATCCGCGATTGATCCGATATAGCAGTCCTATATCAGTTGTGGAATTGTAGGGGTAACAGGTTTGGCAAGCGTGAGCTTACCCCTAAACGCGCAGGGGCTTGCCACCGCGCAAAAGGATTTGCCCCGACAAAAATATTACGATTGAAATAGGATTGCTATATCAGCTAAGATGAAAATTCCCGGAGTGCTTGAGGCAATCATCCCATGACAGAGTTTATCACCCAAGGAAAATTTCGACCCCAGGTAAAAAAAGTCTAGAAAAAGCATACAACTTGGCGATTAACAAGCCGAATCTATCTTTTTCCCAGTGTATGGGTAACAGTTTTCGTCAAACAGTAGCGGGTATATTTGCTCATCCAGAAATGAATCAAGAGATCATGTTGTCAGGACACATTCAGGCAACGATGGAACGAGCCGAAGCAACGGTTGGGGAATATGTGATCGCCGCGCAAGACACAACTTATTACAACTACTCAGGACATAAAAAAATGTCTGGGTTAGGGGTAATACAAGGGAATGTCCGAGGATTGATGCAACATAATGTACTACTGCTCAATGAACAAGGTTTACCCCTAGGACTCTTAGGACAACAATACTGGACTCGAGACGGAGGTTTAGACCTGCCAGAAGGAGAAAAAGAAAGTAGTAAATGGCTCAAGGGGTTGAATGCCATCAATCAGCAAGCCAGTCAATCGAGCAAACGCTTTGTGACCGTAGAAGATAGAGAAGGAGATGTTTTTAGTTTTTTTAAAGCCGAACGAAAGACAAATGTAGATCTGCTCGTCAGGGTATATCAAGCTCGTAATTTGGAAATCGTCAGCAGTAATATAGTCTGCCAATTGCCCGATGTGTCGTCTCACTTGCCCGACTATGGAACCCAACGAGTACGCATTTATCGTCAAAACCGGGAAGTAGAACTGATTCTTCGCTTACGGGCAGGGGCAGTCAATGTTTATCCAGATAAAAATTTGAGTGCCAACAAGCATAAAACCCAAGGTTTATCTTTGGTGGTCGCCCAAGAGATCGGTTGTATCGATCCCAAAACA encodes:
- a CDS encoding IS4 family transposase gives rise to the protein MGNSFRQTVAGIFAHPEMNQEIMLSGHIQATMERAEATVGEYVIAAQDTTYYNYSGHKKMSGLGVIQGNVRGLMQHNVLLLNEQGLPLGLLGQQYWTRDGGLDLPEGEKESSKWLKGLNAINQQASQSSKRFVTVEDREGDVFSFFKAERKTNVDLLVRVYQARNLEIVSSNIVCQLPDVSSHLPDYGTQRVRIYRQNREVELILRLRAGAVNVYPDKNLSANKHKTQGLSLVVAQEIGCIDPKTNEDIFCSEDAATWYLLTSLPIATTSNVQRVTRFYALRWRVERFHYTLKSGALQVEKLQAR